The proteins below come from a single Sphingomicrobium sediminis genomic window:
- a CDS encoding LemA family protein, translated as MTKLRRYGLLVPLAALSLAGCGINSVPTAEEAVNAEFGNLQAEYQRRADLIENLVEVVKAGAASEEEILTQVTEARARATSTQLSPEQLDDPAAVQAFTQAQAELTQARSLLGTVIVEKYPEIRSQDLYTQLLDQIEGTENSILVGRRDYNAAVQRYNTTIRTFPDAIGAKIIHGAEPKIPFEAAAGAEDAPSVDFDS; from the coding sequence ATGACCAAGCTGCGCCGTTATGGCCTTCTCGTCCCGCTCGCCGCGCTGTCGCTGGCTGGATGCGGGATCAACAGCGTGCCGACTGCCGAAGAGGCGGTGAATGCCGAATTCGGCAATTTGCAGGCCGAATATCAGCGGCGCGCCGACCTCATCGAAAATCTTGTCGAAGTGGTGAAGGCCGGTGCGGCGAGCGAGGAGGAAATCCTCACGCAAGTAACCGAGGCCCGCGCCCGCGCGACCTCGACGCAGCTCAGCCCCGAACAGCTGGACGATCCGGCGGCGGTACAGGCCTTCACGCAGGCACAGGCCGAGCTCACGCAGGCGCGCAGCCTGCTCGGTACGGTGATCGTCGAGAAGTATCCGGAAATCCGCTCGCAGGATCTGTACACGCAGCTGCTCGACCAGATCGAGGGGACGGAGAATTCCATCCTCGTCGGGCGCCGCGACTATAATGCGGCGGTGCAGCGTTATAATACGACCATCCGGACTTTCCCCGACGCCATCGGCGCCAAGATCATCCATGGTGCGGAACCCAAGATCCCGTTCGAAGCCGCAGCCGGCGCGGAAGACGCGCCGTCGGTCGATTTCGACAGCTAG
- the mscL gene encoding large conductance mechanosensitive channel protein MscL → MFKEFKDFIAKGNVMDLAVAVIIAGAFALITAALTNDVIMPLVGYIFGGLDFSNYFILLGDIPEGYEGSTTNYAELKEAGVAMIGWGAFLTTIINFIILGFIVFLMVRWVKGVIEKAKAEEEAKEEAPAGPSETDLLKDILAELKAQGSTPPGPQG, encoded by the coding sequence ATGTTCAAGGAGTTCAAGGATTTCATCGCCAAGGGCAATGTCATGGACTTGGCCGTGGCCGTCATCATTGCCGGCGCTTTTGCGCTCATCACCGCAGCGCTCACCAACGACGTCATCATGCCGCTCGTCGGCTACATTTTCGGCGGGCTCGATTTCTCCAACTACTTCATCCTGCTGGGCGACATTCCCGAAGGCTATGAAGGCAGCACCACCAACTATGCCGAGCTGAAAGAAGCTGGCGTCGCAATGATCGGCTGGGGCGCATTCCTTACCACCATCATCAATTTCATCATCCTGGGCTTCATCGTCTTCCTGATGGTGCGCTGGGTGAAGGGCGTCATCGAAAAGGCCAAGGCCGAAGAGGAAGCCAAGGAAGAAGCACCCGCCGGCCCGAGCGAGACCGACCTGTTGAAGGACATCCTCGCCGAGCTGAAGGCGCAGGGCTCGACCCCGCCTGGGCCGCAGGGCTGA
- a CDS encoding NUDIX hydrolase: MASPSPILPAATIILLREAGGAPEMLMVRRTRRMAFAAGAWVWPGGRIDDHDHTIEGAAPYQVAALRELVEEVGLAAALSPHPTAAQRRELQSAFLGGASVKDELDRHELTLQPDKLLPFARWAPNLDLKRRFDTWFLIARADGDDTPLSLQEGEVAEASWTTAAAMLDRIAAGEAHAIFPTMRNLERLAAFDTIEALFTDTAGRTVEKIVPWIEDRGGVEHICIPENAGYPVTAVPTEEAFRGEH, translated from the coding sequence ATGGCTTCCCCCTCTCCTATCCTTCCTGCCGCCACCATCATCCTGCTGCGCGAGGCAGGGGGCGCGCCCGAAATGCTGATGGTCCGGCGCACCCGCCGCATGGCCTTTGCCGCTGGCGCCTGGGTCTGGCCCGGCGGACGCATCGACGATCATGATCACACCATCGAAGGCGCTGCGCCGTACCAGGTCGCCGCCTTGCGCGAGCTTGTCGAGGAAGTCGGCCTCGCAGCGGCCTTGTCGCCCCACCCGACGGCTGCGCAACGCCGCGAGCTGCAATCGGCCTTCCTTGGCGGCGCGTCGGTGAAGGACGAACTCGACCGGCATGAACTCACCCTCCAGCCCGACAAGCTGCTGCCCTTTGCACGTTGGGCCCCCAATCTCGACCTCAAGCGCCGCTTCGATACCTGGTTCCTGATCGCCCGCGCCGATGGAGACGACACGCCATTGAGCCTGCAGGAAGGCGAGGTTGCCGAGGCAAGCTGGACCACCGCCGCTGCCATGCTCGACCGCATCGCTGCAGGCGAAGCCCACGCCATCTTCCCGACGATGCGCAACCTCGAACGCCTCGCCGCATTCGACACGATAGAAGCGCTCTTCACTGACACGGCGGGCCGCACGGTCGAGAAGATCGTGCCATGGATCGAGGATCGCGGTGGCGTCGAGCATATCTGCATCCCCGAAAATGCCGGCTATCCTGTCACCGCCGTCCCCACTGAAGAGGCGTTTCGTGGCGAGCATTAA
- a CDS encoding extensin family protein produces MASIKAGRTIRRLLLLGIIAALGFYGWSEYQRMAREHPERFPWTELSLADPIGPFTGDKLAGLGNEPLRCLALVDEVALANNFAPPVANSEPACGYADGISMAALTIAPSPGDLVTACPIAAAMHLWARDVVAPAAATHLGTEVTAFTHLGSYNCRRLYGRTSGNWSRHATADALDISGFVLADGRRLTLLADWDGGSEAEQAFLREVRNGACELFSSTLSPDYNAAHADHFHLAMREEAVGWSACR; encoded by the coding sequence GTGGCGAGCATTAAGGCGGGGCGCACGATCCGTCGTCTCCTCTTGCTCGGCATCATTGCCGCGCTCGGCTTCTACGGCTGGAGCGAATATCAGCGCATGGCGCGCGAGCATCCTGAACGCTTTCCCTGGACCGAGCTTTCGCTCGCCGATCCGATCGGCCCCTTCACCGGCGACAAATTGGCGGGCCTCGGCAACGAGCCGCTCCGCTGCCTCGCGCTGGTTGACGAAGTCGCGCTCGCCAATAACTTCGCCCCGCCGGTCGCCAATAGCGAGCCCGCCTGCGGCTATGCCGACGGCATTTCCATGGCCGCCCTCACCATCGCACCCTCGCCCGGCGACCTCGTCACCGCCTGTCCCATCGCTGCGGCGATGCACCTTTGGGCGCGCGATGTTGTTGCCCCTGCCGCGGCCACGCATCTCGGCACAGAGGTCACCGCCTTCACCCATCTCGGCAGCTATAATTGCCGCCGCCTCTACGGCCGCACATCGGGCAACTGGTCGCGCCATGCCACGGCCGATGCGCTCGACATTTCGGGTTTCGTGCTCGCCGACGGGCGCCGCCTCACCCTGCTTGCGGATTGGGACGGCGGCAGCGAGGCCGAACAAGCCTTCCTGCGCGAAGTCCGCAACGGGGCGTGCGAGCTTTTCTCCAGCACCTTGTCGCCCGACTATAATGCTGCCCATGCCGACCATTTCCACCTCGCCATGCGCGAGGAAGCGGTCGGATGGAGCGCCTGCCGCTAG
- a CDS encoding SWIB/MDM2 domain-containing protein — protein MADKRKAGGGLARPVTPSAELAKITGPSPLPRSEVVSKMWAYIKSNNLQNPQNKREIMADDTLRPIFGADKVTMFEMNKHLSKHLS, from the coding sequence ATGGCAGATAAACGTAAAGCTGGTGGTGGTCTTGCTCGTCCGGTGACGCCTTCGGCGGAACTGGCGAAGATTACGGGACCGAGCCCGCTTCCCCGCAGCGAAGTGGTTTCGAAGATGTGGGCTTACATCAAGTCCAACAATCTCCAGAATCCGCAGAATAAGCGGGAAATCATGGCCGACGACACGCTCCGTCCGATCTTCGGCGCGGACAAGGTGACCATGTTCGAAATGAACAAGCACCTGTCGAAGCACCTCTCGTAG
- a CDS encoding LD-carboxypeptidase, with protein MRIAVVAPSCPLDKAAVPHAAIAAEEAEAELIIHPQCFREDGHFAGSDGERLEALTEMLEDPDVDAVWFARGGYGSNRIAEAAVKGLSEVARSKTVMGYSDGGFLLSALHRHGLDVAHGPMVQDVLREGGQAALERALAWLVNRDEESLEPHLDSGRSTFAFNLEVLVSMLGTPIAPDLRDCELLIEEVDEYQYAVDRALFALMRQRNRPASLRLGRMALKENDRDFGEGVEAMVKRWCEIGNVDYRGRADIGHDADNRVVPFS; from the coding sequence ATGCGGATCGCGGTAGTTGCGCCGAGTTGCCCGCTGGACAAGGCGGCAGTCCCCCATGCGGCCATCGCCGCTGAGGAAGCCGAAGCAGAACTTATCATCCACCCGCAATGCTTTCGCGAGGACGGCCATTTTGCCGGCAGCGATGGCGAGCGGTTGGAAGCGCTAACCGAGATGCTCGAGGATCCCGACGTCGACGCGGTCTGGTTCGCGCGCGGCGGCTATGGGTCGAACCGGATTGCCGAGGCGGCGGTAAAGGGCCTGTCCGAAGTTGCGCGCTCGAAGACGGTGATGGGTTATTCGGACGGCGGCTTCCTGCTGTCGGCGCTGCACCGGCACGGGCTCGACGTCGCACATGGCCCGATGGTGCAGGACGTGCTGCGCGAGGGCGGCCAGGCGGCGCTGGAACGTGCGCTCGCATGGCTGGTCAATCGCGACGAGGAATCGCTGGAGCCTCATCTCGACAGCGGACGTTCGACCTTCGCGTTCAACCTCGAAGTTCTGGTGAGCATGCTGGGCACGCCGATCGCGCCCGATCTTCGCGACTGCGAGCTGCTGATCGAGGAGGTCGATGAATATCAATATGCGGTCGACCGCGCGCTGTTCGCGCTGATGCGCCAGCGTAATCGGCCCGCAAGCTTGCGGCTGGGCCGGATGGCGCTCAAGGAGAATGATCGCGACTTTGGCGAGGGCGTCGAGGCGATGGTCAAGCGCTGGTGCGAAATCGGCAATGTCGATTATCGCGGCCGCGCCGATATCGGGCATGATGCCGACAACCGCGTCGTGCCCTTTTCATGA
- a CDS encoding UDP-N-acetylmuramate--L-alanine ligase — protein MNKNYFFCGIGGSGMLPLAAIIKARGADVSGSDRSLDAGRMSSKFDYLRRLGIDLYEQDGTGLKDGQVLVASAAVEDTVPDMVRAEELGLTRRTRPELLADLLNEAATSIAIGGTSGKSTVTGMTAWILHEAGRDPTAMNGAVMKNFATPEAPFASALVGDPDLFVSEVDESDGSIALYRPTVALVNNISLDHKSMEELRQLFGDFLRAGNKAIYNADDAEARGIAPDDALGFGFADDADYRASDLTEDAHQTRLTLHHQDDALAVTVPMPGRHNAMNGLAAIAAAHQAGVELPVAIAALASFAGLKRRYELVGEAAGVAVIDDFGHNPDKAAATLRTARATGRRLHIMFQPHGYGPLKQMGDELAEVFADLMDKNDRLYVPDPVYQGGTVNRERGGAWLAAEVKRHGGNAVHHPDREALAAMILEDVGEGDMILVMGARDDSLIAYAHDFVTKLEERA, from the coding sequence ATGAACAAAAACTATTTTTTCTGCGGCATCGGCGGATCGGGCATGTTGCCGCTCGCCGCCATCATCAAGGCGCGCGGTGCCGACGTGTCGGGCAGCGACCGCAGCCTCGATGCCGGCCGCATGTCGAGCAAGTTCGATTATCTCCGCCGCCTCGGCATCGACCTGTACGAGCAGGACGGTACCGGTCTCAAGGACGGCCAGGTGCTGGTTGCCAGCGCCGCCGTCGAAGACACCGTCCCCGATATGGTGCGCGCAGAAGAGTTGGGCCTTACCCGTCGCACACGCCCCGAACTGCTCGCAGACCTGCTCAACGAGGCTGCCACCAGCATCGCCATCGGCGGCACCAGCGGCAAGTCGACCGTCACCGGCATGACCGCGTGGATCCTGCACGAAGCCGGCCGCGACCCGACCGCGATGAATGGCGCGGTGATGAAGAATTTCGCGACCCCCGAAGCACCCTTTGCGAGCGCGCTCGTCGGCGATCCCGACCTCTTCGTGTCGGAAGTCGATGAAAGCGACGGCTCGATCGCGCTCTACCGGCCCACCGTGGCGTTGGTGAACAATATCAGCCTCGACCACAAATCGATGGAGGAATTGCGCCAGCTGTTCGGCGACTTCCTGCGCGCCGGTAACAAGGCGATCTACAACGCGGATGACGCCGAAGCCCGCGGCATCGCGCCAGACGATGCGCTCGGCTTCGGCTTTGCCGACGATGCCGATTATCGCGCCAGCGACCTCACCGAAGACGCGCATCAGACCCGCCTCACCCTGCACCATCAGGACGACGCGCTGGCCGTCACCGTTCCCATGCCCGGGCGCCACAATGCGATGAACGGCCTCGCCGCCATCGCTGCGGCACACCAGGCGGGCGTTGAGCTGCCAGTCGCCATCGCCGCGCTTGCCAGCTTTGCGGGCCTCAAGCGTCGCTACGAACTGGTGGGCGAAGCCGCCGGCGTCGCCGTCATCGACGATTTCGGCCACAATCCCGACAAGGCCGCCGCGACCTTGCGGACCGCGCGCGCCACCGGGCGACGCCTCCACATCATGTTCCAGCCGCACGGCTACGGTCCCCTGAAGCAGATGGGCGATGAACTGGCCGAGGTCTTCGCCGACCTCATGGACAAGAACGACCGCCTTTACGTGCCCGACCCGGTCTATCAGGGCGGCACCGTCAATCGCGAGCGCGGCGGGGCCTGGCTGGCTGCCGAAGTGAAGCGCCATGGCGGCAATGCGGTCCACCATCCCGACCGCGAGGCGCTGGCCGCGATGATCCTCGAAGATGTCGGCGAAGGCGACATGATCCTCGTCATGGGCGCGCGCGACGACAGCTTGATCGCCTATGCCCACGACTTCGTTACCAAATTGGAGGAGCGCGCCTGA
- a CDS encoding 5' nucleotidase, NT5C type yields MSVRLFLDCDGVLADFDGGVRKLTGLSPDALEAERGKGGFWKALARADAFYADLDPLPGALDMVEAVRHLEPTILTGLPMGNWARRQKLAWRDRHLPGIPMITCMARDKWKYAEAGDVLVDDRKTARAPWKEKGRGRFILHKAPETTLLELGKYFEL; encoded by the coding sequence ATGAGTGTCCGCCTCTTTCTCGATTGCGACGGGGTCCTCGCCGATTTCGATGGCGGGGTGCGCAAGCTGACCGGCCTGTCGCCGGATGCGCTCGAGGCCGAGCGTGGCAAAGGTGGCTTCTGGAAAGCCTTGGCGCGCGCCGACGCCTTTTATGCCGACCTCGATCCCCTGCCCGGCGCACTCGACATGGTCGAGGCGGTTCGGCACTTGGAGCCGACCATCCTCACCGGGCTGCCGATGGGCAATTGGGCGCGGCGGCAGAAGCTCGCCTGGCGCGACCGGCACCTGCCGGGCATCCCGATGATCACCTGCATGGCACGCGACAAATGGAAATATGCCGAGGCCGGCGACGTGCTCGTCGATGACCGCAAAACGGCTCGGGCGCCCTGGAAGGAGAAGGGCCGAGGCCGCTTCATCCTTCACAAGGCGCCCGAAACGACGCTCCTTGAACTAGGCAAATATTTCGAGCTTTAG